One part of the Arabidopsis thaliana chromosome 1 sequence genome encodes these proteins:
- a CDS encoding transmembrane protein, putative (DUF506), with amino-acid sequence MGKSLFLYFFGFFYDKLFICGFLISYLFVGFVMIRYLFVGFVCENVVTGCRVFRCSRKYEYIDVMVKGDSNRDGVSKLKRVIIDLDFKTQFELARQTEAYKDMTEMLPLVFVATEGRLRRVVSLVCGEMKKSMKKEGMSRPPWRTTRYMQSKWLPENRRRVSGCKKGSWSWSVFDDGSEGRGEARTWTVSGSGPKTKCCFPIF; translated from the coding sequence ATGGGAAAGTCTctatttctttacttttttgggtttttttatgataagttatttatttgtgggtttttgataagttatttatttgtgggttttgtgatgataagatatttatttgtgggttttgtttgtgaaaatgTTGTTACAGGGTGTAGAGTGTTTAGGTGCTCGAGGAAGTATGAGTACATTGACGTCATGGTGAAGGGTGATAGCAACCGTGATGGCGTAAGCAAGCTGAAACGTGTGATAATTGATCTTGACTTCAAAACTCAGTTTGAGCTAGCGAGACAGACAGAAGCTTACAAAGATATGACTGAGATGCTTCCATTAGTGTTTGTGGCGACAGAAGGGAGACTGAGAAGAGTTGTTTCGTTGGTTTGTGGTGAGATGAAAAAGTCcatgaagaaagaaggaatGTCTAGGCCTCCATGGAGGACTACGAGATACATGCAGTCCAAGTGGCTACCAGAGAATCGTCGAAGAGTCTCCGGTTGTAAGAAAGGTTCTTGGTCTTGGTCTGTGTTTGATGATGGTAGTGAAGGAAGAGGTGAAGCTAGGACTT